The sequence below is a genomic window from Brevibacillus agri.
CGGGGGACCTCGGGTACGGAATCGACCCGAAGGTGATCTTCTCCGTAGCGAACCAGATCAAGGAAATCGTAGAATTGGGAGTACAAGTCGCCGTAGTCGTCGGTGGAGGTAACATCTGGCGCGGACTTTCCGGAAGCTCCAAAGGAATGGATCGGGCTACTGCTGACTACATGGGGATGTTGGCCACGATTATGAACTCACTCGCCTTGCAGGATGGGTTGGAAAAAGTGAACGTCCCGACTCGTGTCCAAACCTCGATTGAGATGCGACAAGTGGCGGAGCCATACATACGCCGACGCGCCATTCGCCACCTGGAGAAAATGCGCGTGGTCATTTTCGCTGCCGGAACGGGTAACCCTTATTTTTCTACAGATACGACGGCTGCCCTGCGTGCTGCTGAAATCGAAGCAGAGGTCATTTTGATGGCGAAAAACAAGGTCGATGGGGTCTATTCCGCTGACCCGAGCCTGGATCCGAATGCGCAAAAGTACGACAAGCTGACGTTCCTGGAAGTCCTCAACAAAGGGCTGGGTGTTATGGATTCGACCGCATCGAGCTTGTGCATGGATAACAGCATCCCACTCATCGTGTTTAACATTTCCGAAGAAGGCAATATTCGCCGGGCAGTAATGGGCGATAAAATCGGTACTCTAGTGAAGGGGGAATAATCATGCCACAAACAGTGCTAAAAGACATGGAAGAACGTATGAATAAAGCGATCCTCGCTTTGAAAAAAGACTTGTCCAGCCTCCGTGCAGGCCGTGCCAACCCTGCGATGCTGGACCGCGTGATGGTGGACTACTACGGTACGCCAACACCGATCAGCCAGCTCGCGAACATCAGCGTTCCTGAGCCGCGCATGCTGACGATCCAGCCGTGGGACAAAACCGCGCTGAAAGAAATTGACCGTGCGCTGCAACAGTCTGACCTGGGCATTTCTCCATCCAATGATGGGGTTATCATCCGCCTGGTCATCCCGCCGCTTACCGAAGAGCGCCGCAAAGAGCTCGTGAAGCTGGCGTCAAAAGGCGGAGAGGAAGCGAAAGTCGCCATCCGCAATATTCGCCGCGATGCGAATGACGAGATCAAAAAGCTGGAAAAGGCTGCGACCATTTCCGAGGATGAATCCCGTCGCCATCAGGAAACGATCCAAAAAACGACCGACAAGTTCATCGCAGAAGTCGACAAGATCGTGAAGGACAAAGAAAAAGACATCTTGGAAGTATAATTTTAAGGGCGATCCCCCTCATTTGAGGGGGATGTACGTCTATATCTCTCATTACGGGGGAACACTTTATGTTAGAACATCTGGCGCGCAAATGGAGCCGCAAGGAAAAACAATCGGTACCAGCCGAGTTGGATCGTTCCGGAAAAATCCCGCAGCATGTCGCGGTGATTATGGACGGCAACGGTCGTTGGGCCAATATGCGCAATTTACCCCGGGTCGCCGGGCATCGAGCAGGCATGAAAACGGTAAAGGAAGTCGTAAAGGCTGCTGACGAGATCGGCGTGCGTTACATGACCATGTACGCTTTTTCTACAGAAAACTGGAAGCGACCACGCGACGAAGTCGATTTTCTCATGAAGCTTCCGCAGGAATTTTTGTCGACAGAATTGGATGAATTGATCGAACGCGACGTGCGCATCCGCATGCTCGGCAGCAAGGAAGAGCTGCCGTCGCATACGTTGAAGGCTCTGCATGAAGCAGAGGAGCGCACCCAAGGAAATCAAGGTCTTCAATTGTGTTTTGCCTTGAATTACGGAGGTCGCGACGAAATCGTCAAAGCGTTTTCCGTGTTGGCACAGAAAGTAAAAGCGGGGGAGCTCGATCCGGGAGAACTGGATGAAGAAGCGATTTCCCGTTATCTTTATACAAGCGACATTCCGGACCCTGACCTCTTGATTCGCACCAGTGGAGAAATTCGCTTGAGTAACTTTATGCTTTGGCAGTTGGCTTACACAGAATTGTGGTTTACGGATGTGCTCTGGCCTGATTTTACCCGTGAACACTTTTTTCAAGCGATTGTGGAATACCAAGGCCGAGCTCGTCGCTACGGGGCGGTATAGCCGAGAGGTGGAATCAGTTGAAGCAACGAATCATAACAGGCCTGATTGGTGGAGCGGCTTTTCTCTTTTTTATCTACCTAGGTGGAGCCTGGTACTCACTATTGGTGTTTTTGCTGGCCGTCATAGGCCATTTTGAATTTATGCGGATGGCTGGCATTCAGCCATTCCATGTGGCAGGAATACTCGGCTACGCGCTCGTGGTCAGCTTGCTCTGGCCGTCGCTCGCGTTTTCGGAATGGCTTCGCATCAGTATGCCGGATCTGTTGCTGCCTGTCATCCTGCTTTTGTTGATTTACTCCGTTTTGCGGAAAAATCAGTTTCACATTGAACACGTCGCCCTTACGCTGGTGGGGGCGTTATACATAGGCTTCGGTTTTACATACATGGCCGCAGCCCGCAACCTCCCCGACGGACTGATGCTCACCGCGCTGGTGATCGCAGCGATCTGGTCGACGGATTCGGGGGCCTATTTTGTCGGGAAAGCGATCGGCAAGCGCAAGCTGTGGCCGGAAATCAGTCCCAACAAAACGGTCGAGGGTGCGCTTGGCGGCTTGGCAGCGGCTATTTTGGTCGTCATCGTCATCAATGCAAGCTTCGGCAGCTTGCCATTTGACAAGGCGCTCGTCATCGCGCTGGTCGCCGGTGTCGTCGGGCAGTTGGGCGACCTGGTAGAGTCGGCGTTCAAACGACATTTTCACGTAAAAGATTCAGGACAGCTCATTCCCGGACACGGCGGCGTGCTGGATCGTTTCGACAGTTTTTTGCTTGTCTTTCCGGTTTTGCATCTGCTAGGTATCGTCTGAAACCTGGTGCATATAGAAGAGATATAGAGGGTGAAATCAGTGAAAAAAATAGCGCTCTTGGGTTCAACCGGCTCGATTGGAACAAGCACGCTGGAAGTCGTGGAACAGCATCCCGAAGAGTTTTCTGTCGTCGCCATGGCAGCAGGGACGAATGTGGAGCTGCTCGCCCAGCAGGTCGAAACGTTTCGGCCTGAGCTTGTTTCGGTGGGGAACGAGCAGGCGGCTGCCCGGCTTCGCGAACGACTGGGGAGCGGATACAAGCCCGAGATTGTCTGCGGTTCAGAAGGGCTTGAGTTGGTTGCCCGCCATGAAGCCGCCAGCATGGTCATGACCGCTGTCGTTGGCAGTGTAGGGGTCGCTCCTACACTCGCGGCGATCGAGGCAGGAAAAACGATCGGGCTTGCGAACAAGGAAACGCTGGTGAGCGCAGGACCCGTCGTGATGAAGCGGGCGAAGGAAAAGGGCGTGGCGATCATCCCGGTTGACAGCGAGCATTCCGCTGTTTTTCAATGTCTGCAGGGAGAGCGGGCAGAAGATGTGGCGCGGGTCATTTTGACGGCATCAGGCGGTTCTTTTCGCCATTTGAGCCGCCAAGAGCTGCAGAAGGTGACAAAAGAGCAGGCATTGGCGCACCCGAACTGGAGCATGGGCGCAAAAATCACCATTGACTCGGCTACGATGATGAACAAAGGCTTCGAGGTGATCGAGGCCCACTGGTTGTTTGATTTGCCGTACGAACAAATCGACTGCGTGCTGCATTATGAAAGTATCATTCACTCTATGGTAGAATACAAAGACCGGGCCGTGATGGCGCAACTGGGCACGCCGGATATGAAAGTGCCGATCCAGTACGCCATGAGCTATCCCGGCAGAAAAAATCTGACTACGGAACCTCTTGATCTGGTCAAAATCGGCTCGCTTCATTTTGCTGCCATGGATTTTGAACGCTATCCTCTGCTACAATTGGCATATGAGTGCGGGAAAGCGGGAGGCACGTACACCGCTGTCCTGAATGCAGCCAATGAAGTGGCTGTCGATCTTTTCCTCAAGGGGGCGATTGCCTTCCTCGACATCGAAAAGGTCGTCAGACAGACGTGCGAGGCTCATAAGGGCGTGCATAATCCTGAACTGGAAGAGATTTTTGAAGCTGATCGGTGGGCGCGCACGCATGCGCTTGCGTCCGTATAACAAAACTGGATCTAGACACTCCAACGAAAGGTGGCTGTTCACTTGCCTTTTCCCAACATGGATTCCGTTGAATCAATTCTCGCGATCGTCGTCGTTTTTGGTGCGCTCGTTTTCGTGCACGAGCTCGGACACTTTCTTTTGGCAAAAAAAGCAGGGATTCTGTGCCGCGAATTTGCGCTGGGAATGGGGCCAAAAATTTTTCGCGTGAAGGGGGGAGAAACGGAATACACTCTTCGCCTCTTACCTATTGGAGGTATGGTCCGCATGGCGGGCGAAGACCCCGAGATGGATATGTTGAAGCCGCACATGGAAGTAAGCCTGGAGCGGGATGCGTTAGGAAAGGTAACCCATTTTTTGCTGGATGGACCGGGGAGCGCTTCCCCTCGGGCGATTACAGGTACGGTTGTTCGCTTTGACTTGGAAAAAGATTTGCATATCGTGCTGGATGTGGGCGGGGAAGAGCGCCAGTTTTCCGTTCATCCCCAGGCGCAACTGGTTAAAGATGGACAAGAGGTGCAAATCGCGCCTTTGAACAGGCAGTTTAAAGGCAAGACGATCTCGCAGCGCTTCTGGGCCATTTTTGCCGGGCCTTTTGCCAACTTCCTGCTGGCGTTTGTCCTGTTCATCGCGATCGGGCTTTTGTATGGGGTGCCAAAAGACATCCCGTATTTGGGCGAGGTCAGAGCAAACGGCCCGGCGGCCGAGGCGGGCTTGATGCAAGGGGACAAAATTATTTCCATTCAGGGACAGCCTGTGGCTTCCTGGAAAGAAATCGTCCAGATTATCAGTACGTCGCCGGGTAAAGAAATGAAGTTTGAGTACGAGCGCAATGGACAGCGCAACTCGGTTTTGGTCAAGGTCGCAAAAGACGAAAATAACGTGGGCAAAATCATGGTGACGAACCCATTGACGTATGCCCCGGGAGAAGTGTTGAAGTACGGCGCTTCCTCGACTTATGAGTTCACGGCGATGATTTTGAAAAGCTTAGGGATGCTCTTTACCGGCTCTGTAGGGCTTAACGACCTGAGCGGTCCGGTGGGCATCTTCAAAATGACCGGAGAGTTCGCCCAGCAAGGCATGGCGATTTTGATGAAGTGGGCAGCCGCCCTCTCGATCAACCTGGGGCTGTTCAATTTGCTGCCGCTTCCGGCCCTGGACGGCGGTCGACTGGCATTTCTCGCGGTAGAAGCGCTGCGCGGGCGTCCGGTTGATCCGCACAAAGAAGGCATGGTGCATTTTCTCGGCTTCGCCTTTTTGATGCTGTTAATTTTGGTTGTAACCTGGAACGATCTGCAACGGTTGTTCTTTCAATAACGTACTATCATGATGAGTAGAAAACAGACAAAATTAAAGGATGGTGCAAAATGTACAAGCGCGAGGAGACGAAACCGGTTTTTGTGGGAGGCGTGCAAATCGGTGGCCAAAAAAGCGTAGTAATTCAATCGATGACGACAGCAGACACGCGTGATGTAGAGAAGACACTGGCCGAGATTCAAAGACTTCATGATGCCGGTTGCCAAATTGTCCGCCTGGCCGTCATCAATGAAGACGCAGCCCGCGCCATCAAAAAAATCAAGGAGCGTTCCCCGCTGCCGCTCGTTGCGGACATCCATTTCGACCACAGGCTGGCACTGATCGCTCTTGAGAGCGGCATCGACAAAATCCGGATCAACCCCGGAAACATCGGTTCCAAGGAAAAAACAAAACGCGTGGTCGAAGCTTGCCGCGAGCGCAATGTACCGATCCGCATCGGGGTAAACTCCGGCTCCGTGGAAAGAAGGCTGCTGGAGAAGTACGGCTATCCTTCGCCGGAAGCGATTGTCGAGAGCGCAGTAGACCACGTGGAAATTTTGGAAGACTTGAATTACGATAATATCGTCATCTCCCTGAAATCTTCCGACGTGCCGACGATGATCCAAACGTATTCGCTGATGGCGCAAAAGCGCAACTACCCGCTGCACGTAGGGGTGACGGAGGCAGGTACGCAGTTTTCCGGCGCGATCAAGTCTTCCGTCGGGATCGGGACCGTGCTGTCGATGGGTATCGGCGACACGATCCGCGTATCGCTGACGGCCGACCCGGTGGAGGAAATCAAGGTGGCGAAGCAAATTTTGCGCAGCCTCGATATCGTCAACAACGATCCGGTCGTCATCGCGTGCCCGTCCTGCGGCCGTTGTGCGATCGACTTGATCGGACTGGCGACAAAGGTTGAGGACGCGATCTCCACTTTGAAAGTTCCGCTGAAAGTAGCTGTCATGGGCTGCGCCGTAAACGGGCCGGGCGAAGCGCGCGAAGCGGATGTCGGCGTTGCGGGCGGCAACGGCGAAGGGCTGATTTTCCGCAATGGTGTCATTGTTCGGAAAGTGAAAGAAAACGAACTGTTTGAAGAGCTGATGAAAGAAATTAACGAAATGGTCAACGAGAAAAAACCTACCGAGGTAGGCTGATCGTCGTTGATTGCTGACGAGGCATAAGGAGGACACGCACGTGTTGAAGCAAAGTCAAATGTTGATTCCTACCTTGCGGGAAGTGCCTGCGGATGCGGAGATTGCCAGCCATAAGCTGCTTCTCCGCGCCGGTATGGCCCGCCAACTGGCTTCCGGGATTTATACGTACCTGCCATTGGCGCTTCGTACCCTGCATAAAATCCAGGCCATTGTGCGTGAAGAGATGAACAAGGCAGGGGCCCAGGAGCTGTTGATGCCTGCCATGCAGCCTGCTGAGCTGTGGCATCAGACAGGCCGCTGGGATGTGTACGGCCCAGAGCTTGTGCGTTTGCGCGACCGTCACGACCGCTCCTTTGCGCTCGGACCGACTCACGAAGAAGTCATCACCAGCCTGGTTCGCGACGAGATCAACTCGTACAAAAAGCTCCCGATCAACCTGTACCAAATCCAGACGAAGTTTCGCGATGAAGTGCGTCCGCGCTTCGGCTTGATCCGTTGCCGCGAGTTTATCATGAAGGACGCGTATTCGTTTGATACGACCCAGGAAGGACTGGATCGCAACTTCCAGGCGATGTACGACGCCTACACGAACATTTTCACCCGTGTCGGCCTGAATTTCCGCGCAGTAGAAGCGGACGCAGGCGCGATTGGCGGAAAAGGCACGTACGAGTTTATGGCCTTGTGTGACATCGGCGAAGACACGATTGCCTACTCCGAAGAAGGCGATTTTGCAGCCAACCTGGAAAAAGCGGAAGTCGTGTACAAGCCATCCGCGAAGCCGACGGAAGAAGCGCCAGCCCGCGAAAAAGTACATACGCCGGGGATCAAGACCATCGACCAGCTCGTCCAGTTCCTGAACATCGAAGCGAAGCAAATCATCAAGAGCCTCCTCTACCGCGTCGATGACAAGCTGGTAATGGTGCTTGTGCGCGGTGACCACGAGCTGAATGAAGTGAAGCTGAAAAACTTGTACGATGCGACAATCGTCGGTTTGGCATCCGAAGCGGATATCGTTTCCGTGACAGGGGCGCCTGCCGGATTCGTTGGCCCTGTCGGCTTGGATGGCGAAAAAGTGGAAATCATCGCGGACAACTACGTCCAGGATGTGTATGACGGCATCGTTGGCGCAAACGAAACCGACTACCATCTGACTCATGTTGTGCCAGGCCGTGATTTTGCCGTTTCCCGTTTTGCTGATTTGCGCAACATCACAGAAGGCGATGAGTGCCCGCGTACAGGCGGCGCGATCAAGTTTGCGCGTGGGGTGGAAGTCGGCCATGTGTTCAAGCTCGGAACGAAGTACTCAACAGCGATGGGAGCAACGTACCTGGATGAGAACGGCCGCAGCCAGCCGATGATTATGGGCTGCTACGGGATCGGCGTATCGCGGACGATCGCTGCTGTCATTGAACAAAACAACGATGAGAATGGCATCATTTGGCCAGTAGCTGTCGCTCCTTTCCATGTACATGTGATCCCGGTCAATGTTAAAGTAGAGGAGCAACGCCAAATCAGCGAACAAATTACCGAAGCTTTGCAAAAAGCGGGCGTGGAAGTTTTGTTCGACGACCGCCCGGAGCGTGCTGGCGTGAAGTTCAAGGATGCTGATTTGATCGGCCTGCCGCTGCGCATTACCGTATCGGACAAAGCGGCGCAAGAGGGCACCGTCGAAGTTCGCGTCCGCAAAAACGGGGAAACCGTGAACGTGAAGCTGGAGGACCTCGTATCTGAAGTGAAAACGATGCTTGCTCGTGTAGACCATACCGGGGCAGCCCTGTTCGGCAACGAGTAACTAGCAGGATTGAAGGAAGATTTTGTCGAATTTTACGGGGTACTCCCCTGGACACAATGGGAGTACCTCTTTTTCTTGTTTTTGGGAGGGTGGAATACCGTGGACCGTACACAAGAGCAAAAACAGCGCTTCTCTCTGCTGCTCAAGCAAATGGAAGTGCCTGACGAATGGGTCAACCGCTATTTTCTTGACGGACAGATTGACAAGCTTGAGCTTTACAAGCAAAACAAGGAATGGGTCTTTCATTTTACCTTGCCCAAGCTGCTGCCCGTAGAAGCCTATGCAGCGTTCACGAAGCGCCTGACGCAAACCTTTTCCCACCTGGCAAAAGTCGATGCCAGATTCCGCTACAAGCAAAAACCAGAGCTAGGCTTCGTGGTAGAGGAGTATTGGGATGCGCTGGTCGCAAGCTTAGAGCCGACGCTCAATTCGCTGGCCGTCACGCTACGCTCTGCCAGAAAGCAGGTCGAGCAGCAGGAAGTGAAGGTGTACTTACCGACAGAGATGACCGTCGAAGTCGCGAAGCGCAAACGGGCGGACAACGAGCTCTTAGCCGCTTTTCAAAAGGCGACGGATTGCTCCATGCGCTTTTCCTTCCACGGCGAAGAAAGCGATGAGGCTTATCAGGCGTTTGTCGAGCAGCGCAACGAGGAAGAGCGCGCGCTGGTCGAAGTCGTCATGACAGCCGCTGCCCAGGAAAGCAAAGGCTCGGAAAAGACAGAAGCCATCACGACCTTGATGATGGGCTACGAAATCAAGGACGCGCCGATTCCGATCTGCGAGATTCAGGAAGAAGAGCGCCGCGTCGTGATTCAAGGTACGGTTTTCAACGTCGAGGTCAAAGAGCTGCGTAGCGGACGTCATCTGTTGACCTTCAACGTGTCCGACTACACAGACTCCCTGACCGTGAAGATGTTCTCCCGCGACAAGGAGGACGTCAAGATGCTGGAGGCGCTCAAGGACGGCATGTGGGTCAAGGTGCGCGGCAGCGTGCAGCATGACACCTTTATCCGCGAGCTGGTGATGAACGCCAACGACCTGAACCAGATCGAACAGGTCATTCGCCGGGATCAGGCCGAGGAAAAGCGCGTCGAGCTGCATTGCCATACTCCGATGAGCGCGCTGGATGCGGTAGCTTCCGTCAAGTCGCTGATCTCGACCGCGTCGAAATGGGGGCACAAGGCAATTGCCATCACCGACCATGGAGTGGTGCAGGCGTTCCCAGAGGCGTACTCGATTGCCAAGAAGCACAACATGAAGTGCATCCTCGGCATGGAGGCGTATGTCGTGGAGGACGGCATCGACATCGTTTACAACCTGAACGCCGACAACAACTTGCCGATCGACGAGACGACCGAATACGTTGTCTTCGATACGGAGACGACAGGTCTGAATGCCGCCGAGCATACGATTATCGAAATTGCTGCCGTGAAGATGAAAGGGGCAGAGATCGTCGACCAGTGGACCGAGCTGATTGACCCGCAGTTGGAGATCGGCCCGAAGACGACAGAAATTACCGGGATTACGAACGACATGCTCCGCGGCAAAGACACGCTCGATGTTGTGCTGCGCAAGTTCAAGGAGTTTACCGGAGATGCCGTGCTCGTCGCGCACAACGCGGAGTTCGACAAGGCGTTCATCAATGCTTGCGCGAAGCGGATCGGCATGGAGCCGTGGAACAACCCGTTTCTGGACACGCTGCCTCTGGCGCGGATGATGTACAAAGGAATGCGCAACTACCGCTTGGGCTCGCTCGCCAAAAAGTTCAATGTCGAGCTGATTAATGCCCACCGGGCGTTGGACGATACAGTTGCGCTCGCCCACGTGTTCCAGCAAATGCTCAAAGACATCAAGGAAGCGCAAATCAAGACGCTGGCCGAGTTGAACGAGAAGAGCAACGAAGAAGCCGACTACAAGAGCGGCCGTCCTTTCCATGCGACGATTCTCGTGAAAAACAAGGCGGGGCTGAAAAATTTGTACAAGCTCGTCAGCCGTTCGCATGTGGAGACGTTTTTCCGTTGGCCGCGCATTCAGCGCAGTCAGTTGACCAAATTCCGCGAAGGCTTGCTGATTGGAACCGCATGCAAGGAAGGCGAGCTGATGCAGTCGATCCTGCGCGGGAAATCGTCTGAAGAGTTGAAGGAAGTCGCTGCTTTTTACGATTTTCTGGAAATTCAGCCGCTTGACCATTACTCGCCACTGCTTCGCAATGAAGAAATTCCGTCGCTAGAGACGATGAAGGGCTACCATAAGATGATCGTGGAAATGGGCAAGGAAATGGGCAAGCTCGTCGTCGCGACAGGGGATGTTCATTTTCTGAACCCGCAGGATGAGATTTTCCGCGATGTGTTCCTGTTGTCAAAAGGCGACCCGACTGCCGGGAATCAGCCGCCGCTGTATTTGCGCACGACAGATGAAATGCTGGAGTCGTTTTCCTACCTTGGCGAAGAGCTGGCCAAAGAAATCGTCGTGACAAATACGAATGCGATTGCGGACATGATCGAAGACGTCAGCCCGATTCCGGACAAGCTGTACACCCCGGTCATCCCGGGCGCAGACGACGAGTTGCGCGAAATGTGCTACAACAAGGCAAAGCTGCTGTACGGCGATCCGTTGCCGGAGCTTGTGGAAAAGCGGCTGGAAAAAGAACTGAACAGTATTATCACGCACGGCTTCGGCGTCATTTACTTGATCTCGCAGCGGCTGGTAACGAAGTCGCTGCAGGATGGATACCTGGTCGGCTCGCGTGGATCGGTCGGTTCTTCCTTCGTCGCGACCATGGCGGAGATTACCGAGGTCAATCCGTTGCCGCCGCACTATCGCTGCCCGAATTGCAAGCACAGCGAGTTTATTACGGACGGCTCGATTGCCTCCGGCTTCGACTTGCCCGACAAGGAATGCCCGCAGTGCGGCACCAACTACGCCAAGGATGGGCAGGACATTCCGTTCGAGACGTTCCTCGGCTTCAAAGGGGACAAGGTTCCCGATATTGACTTGAACTTCTCCGGTGACTACCAGCCGCGGGCGCACAAGTACACGCAGGAGCTTTTCGGCGAGGACTACGTGTACCGTGCGGGGACGATCGGTACCGTTGCGGAAAAGACAGCGTACGGCTACGTCAGAAAGTACGCCGACGAGCGCGGACTGACGCTGCGCAATGCGGAAATTTCGCGGATCGTCAACGGCTGCACAGGGGTAAAACGAACGACGGGACAGCACCCGGGTGGGATTATTGTTGTTCCGGACTACATGGAAATTGAAGACTTTTGTCCGATCCAGTTCCCGGCAGACGACAGCGAGTCCGAGTGGCGCACGACGCATTTCGACTTCCACTCGATTCACGACAACTTGCTGAAACTCGATATTCTCGGACACGACGACCCGACCGTCATTCGTATGCTACAGGACTTGACCGGCATGGACCCGAAATCGATTCCGCTCGACGACAAAAAGACGATGTCTATCTTCAGCTCGACGGAAGCGTTGGGCGTGACGCCGGAGCAAATCGGGACGAATATGGGCACGCTCGGCATTCCCGAATTCGGAACGAAGTTCGTTCGGCAGATGCTCGAGGATACGAAGCCGACGACGTTTGCCGAGCTTGTGCAGATTTCCGGTCTGTCCCACGGTACGGATGTATGGTTGAACAACGCGCAGGACTTGATTCGCAACGGCATTTGTAAACTGCCTGAAGTAATCGGTTGTCGCGACGACATCATGGTTTATTTGATCTACAAAGGTTTGGAGCCGTCGCGCGCCTTCAAAATCATGGAGTCGGTGCGGAAAGGGAAAGGCGTGCCGGAAGAGGATCAGGAAGAAATGCGCAAAAACAACGTGCCGGAATGGTACATCCAGTCTTGCCAGCGCATCAAATACATGTTCCCGAAAGCGCACGCCACCGCGTACGTCATGATGGCCGTGCGGATCGCCTACTTCAAGGTGCATCGCCCGCTCGAATTTTACGCGACGTACTTTACCGTGCGCGCCGACGACTTCGACATCCCGCTGATGGTCAAAGGCTCGGCAGCGATCCGGCAAAAAATCGAAGAAATCGAGGGCAAGGGTCACGACGCACAGCCGAAGGAAAAAGCGCTGCTCACCGTGCTGGAGATGGCTTTGGAGATGGTGGAGCGCGGCTTCCGTTTTGCCAACGTCGACCTGTATGAATCCGACGCTACCCGCTTCCTGATTAAAGGCGACTCGTTGATTGCGCCGTTCAATGCCTTGCCAGGTCTCGGGACGAACGCCGCGATCAGCATCGTGCAGGCGCGGGAGGAAGGCGAGTTTTTGTCCAAGGAAGACCTGTTGTCCCGCTCGCGTATCTCCAAGACGATTCTGGAGTATTTGGAGGAGCAGGGCGCGCTGAAAGGTCTGCCGGAATCGAACCAGTTGTCGCTGTTCTAGGGCAGCGAAGCGATGCAGCCGCATCCAAAGGTTGTCAGCGGAGGGCTGTTATGCTATAATTTTTTTGGAAATACTGGTTTTATACGCACGACAGATCGAGAGTGGGGAAACCCACTCTTTCTTTCTGGCTGCACCTCATGGTTCAAACGTAAAGGAGGTACTTGCTTGAGCAAGGTAACGGGCATCGTCACCGAACTGGTCACGCCCATTGTTGACGAATTGGGTTTGGAACTGGTTGACATCGAGTACAAAAAGGAAGGCAGCAACTGGTTTCTGCGCGTGTTTATCGACAATGAAACTGGCAACATCGACATCGATGACTGCAGCCTTGTCAGCGAGAAGCTGAGTCAAAAACTTGACGAAGTAGATCCGATTCCGACTGCATACTTTTTGGAAGTATCTTCGCCGGGTGCTGAGCGTCCGTTGCGCAAGGATAAGGATTTTACCAAAGCTGTCGGCAGGCACGTGCACATTACAACCAAAGAGCCGATAGAAGGAGCAAGCCTGTTCGAAGGCGAACTGGTATCGTACGAGGACGGCAAGCTGACTGTTAAGGAAGCGAAAAAAACGTACGTGATTTCCCAGGAGCAAATTGACACGGCACGCATGGCCATCGTCTTTTAGATGCCAGCGGCCGGTGGGTAAGTAAAGGAGGAGGCAACGAAAGTCATGAACGGCGATTTTATCGAGGCTTTAGAAGCCATTGAGAGAGAGAAAGGCATCACCAAAGACGTGCTGATCGAGGCCATCGAAGCGGCTCTTATCTCTGGATACAAACGTAACTTCAACTCGGCCCAAAATGTGCGGGTGGATGTAAATCGTCATTCAGGTATGGTTCGCGTGTATGCACGCAAAAACGTGGTGGAAGAGGTTTTGGACCCGCGTCTGGAGATTTCTCAGGAAGCTGCCCAAGAAATCGATCCGAACTTCCGACTGGACGATATCGTGGAAATCGAGGTGACGCCTCGCGACTTCGGCCGCATTGCCGCGCAAACGGCAAAGCAAGTGGTGACCCAGCGCATTCGCGAAGCGGAGCGCGGTCTCATTTACAGCGAGTTCATCGAGCGCGAGGATGATATCGTCACAGGGGTTGTTCAACGTATGGAC
It includes:
- a CDS encoding proline--tRNA ligase; this encodes MKQSQMLIPTLREVPADAEIASHKLLLRAGMARQLASGIYTYLPLALRTLHKIQAIVREEMNKAGAQELLMPAMQPAELWHQTGRWDVYGPELVRLRDRHDRSFALGPTHEEVITSLVRDEINSYKKLPINLYQIQTKFRDEVRPRFGLIRCREFIMKDAYSFDTTQEGLDRNFQAMYDAYTNIFTRVGLNFRAVEADAGAIGGKGTYEFMALCDIGEDTIAYSEEGDFAANLEKAEVVYKPSAKPTEEAPAREKVHTPGIKTIDQLVQFLNIEAKQIIKSLLYRVDDKLVMVLVRGDHELNEVKLKNLYDATIVGLASEADIVSVTGAPAGFVGPVGLDGEKVEIIADNYVQDVYDGIVGANETDYHLTHVVPGRDFAVSRFADLRNITEGDECPRTGGAIKFARGVEVGHVFKLGTKYSTAMGATYLDENGRSQPMIMGCYGIGVSRTIAAVIEQNNDENGIIWPVAVAPFHVHVIPVNVKVEEQRQISEQITEALQKAGVEVLFDDRPERAGVKFKDADLIGLPLRITVSDKAAQEGTVEVRVRKNGETVNVKLEDLVSEVKTMLARVDHTGAALFGNE
- the ispG gene encoding flavodoxin-dependent (E)-4-hydroxy-3-methylbut-2-enyl-diphosphate synthase, with amino-acid sequence MYKREETKPVFVGGVQIGGQKSVVIQSMTTADTRDVEKTLAEIQRLHDAGCQIVRLAVINEDAARAIKKIKERSPLPLVADIHFDHRLALIALESGIDKIRINPGNIGSKEKTKRVVEACRERNVPIRIGVNSGSVERRLLEKYGYPSPEAIVESAVDHVEILEDLNYDNIVISLKSSDVPTMIQTYSLMAQKRNYPLHVGVTEAGTQFSGAIKSSVGIGTVLSMGIGDTIRVSLTADPVEEIKVAKQILRSLDIVNNDPVVIACPSCGRCAIDLIGLATKVEDAISTLKVPLKVAVMGCAVNGPGEAREADVGVAGGNGEGLIFRNGVIVRKVKENELFEELMKEINEMVNEKKPTEVG